A genomic window from Osmia bicornis bicornis chromosome 6, iOsmBic2.1, whole genome shotgun sequence includes:
- the LOC114880603 gene encoding uncharacterized protein DDB_G0283697-like isoform X4 has translation MKPVRLLQSNEEPATLSTLNEGELRALLDEAITYKCPKDREGKSSLFKELLQEAEADETEEGRRIITNSRCLPGSNRRRHKRDSVSERLTHGGSLQNLAQPITSEFDSSFAYLTSGSSHTYGGSRRKNKKYTGPSVSARQREGGSLPSNVNASHSLASLVNLDLLFDKKKGFCEERTTYDWTNKEKSKSLDKPSYTNTKKEEKDKKDTKKDLCETELEVREKRGNKGKHGTNEMLESDNPPPEYKSDYMVIDLGDTEVGSISERNVGSTISGVQRPHSLDTEDDEGTEMKIIEPRRSQYISRPTFDIAQTPVDTTIDFSFREHSGKQDKSKISVNGIEVTGALSIQTFNSVKCGIGGTANSSSTSQGKVVPSLCSMMSASLQTQNITMEGSRYTSHTTASGEKKSLDENGNAVQNYNGERKKSRRKQSQEPNVIIYNAEQVEGHRNEDIDSLINFIENKESKSKKGKPGNPVRVKTSSGAKPRSREKDTKREQLPAKLQKSNSLEEISKTKLEDLTTEKSVSSSGASSISSQHATINVALRRAKQRSTGDAAIDSRGDRRSWGTEEGQSIYCNDTGDDYASRRNSNKKINPEPEHETEFLVVTKKKKSKKQRRSSSGSRAQNLATSGSYLQNSRGFSNEYRTPLSPELRRKSASSMPPSDKSDSSDSDSVHSLPVTSNTSKHNLSKIATSSGGTPQASYADIARMATINMTHNSVLNMSTIVPTMLNTSSWPSVPPKTPSEPDKIPQDYYPSLDELQHSDRKTRQHNFTHSNHILNLSFEKPPSPTLVKMKNLTERKKAEAQEEAINKNIQVIKYVQDVEKMRQNLTQQEQKNANTNSHSTIPNEVSVPSKLNNTITNCNVDSDNNNSSGNNVNNKDTTVNMRCNNPRSRRGYVQSNQNVQTQALYEDQHFKKTGYSHHDENTKKSNTTENSSTHSETKNNPGTGSSDEVESQKSSTQNNPKLSQEIQTTDPDVTKITKNEKLTKTIKEQNNNIKQETIKSGNTHSVNSKQDQQEDAESKKTKQGAAVDKDQKSESQPSNKQKTSRPAVILLDESSSDVSKNSELPTELRFGFEINEQLLLSEESVTEETSTASSVFPSVVSPLISKPPSNFDRYPPIFEKHMRCNKFAPNFMQPPNTHVTQQPMPSVMVQRLPCMGYPSRFPPPTCLPPPPAPPPGIMDKYHHQPKEDFSMLYVAPEEDVNIQTYNHDKIVSFVGLAWDAVMREMPVTAGGRIQFYSGQ, from the exons GATGAAACTGAGGAAGGTCGTAGAATAATAACTAATTCACGTTGTTTACCTGGATCAAATCGTAGAAGACATAAGCGAGATTCTGTGTCTGAAAGGTTAACACACGGAGGATCTTTACAAAATTTGGCCCAACCTATTACTTCAGAATTTGATAGTAGCTTTGCTTACTTAACGTCTGGATCTAGCCATACTTACGGaggaagtagaagaaaaaataaaaaatatacaggACCCAGTGTGTCTGCGAGGCAAAGGGAAGGTGGTTCATTACCCTCAAATGTTAATGCATCGCACAGTCTTGCTTCGTTGGTTAACTTAGATTTGTTGTTTGATAAAAAG AAGGGTTTCTGTGAAGAAAGGACAACATATGATTGGACCAATAAAGAAAAATCCAAATCTCTAGACAAACCATCATATACCAAtacaaaaaaggaagaaaaagacaAAAAGGACACGAAAAAGGATTTGTGCGAAACCGAACTTGAAGTACGCGAGAAAAGAGGTAACAAAGGAAAACACGGGACAAATGAAATGCTTGAATCAGATAATCCACCACCAGAGTATAAATCAGATTACATGGTGATCGATTTAGGTGATACTGAG GTGGGTAGTATTAGCGAAAGGAATGTGGGATCCACTATAAGTGGGGTTCAGAGACCTCACTCTTTAGACACAGAAGATGATGAAGGAACTGAAATGAAAATCATTGAACCACGTAGATCTCAATATATATCACGCCCTACGTTCGATATAGCTCAAACTCCTGTGGATACTACTATAGATTTTTCTTTCCGAGAACATAGTGGAAAACAAGATAAATCAAAAATATCTGTGAACGGTATAGAGGTAACCGGAGCCCTCTCTATTCAAACTTTTAATAGTGTGAAATGTGGTATTGGCGGAACTGCAAACAGTTCTAGTACTAGTCAGGGTAAAGTAGTTCCAAGTTTATGCTCCATGATGTCTGCATCCTTACAAACACAGAATATTACAATGG AAGGTTCCAGGTATACGTCACATACTACAGCATCTGGAGAAAAGAAATCTTTAGATGAAAATGGAAATGCAGTGCAAAATTATAACGGAGAACGAAAGAAGTCTAGAAGAAAGCAGTCACAAGAACCcaatgttattatatataatgctGAACAAGTTGAAGGGCATCGTAACGAAGATATCGAcagcttaattaattttatcgaaAATAAGGAATCTAAaagtaaaaaaggaaaaccaGGTAATCCAGTAAGAGTGAAAACTAGCTCTGGAGCAAAACCAAGGAGTAGAGAAAAAGATACTAAAAGAGAACAGTTACCTGCCAAATTGCAGAAATCGAATTCTCTTGAAGAGATATCTAAGACTAAACTTGAAGACCTCACAACAGAAAAAAGTGTTAGTTCCAGTGGTGCCAGTAGTATATCCAGTCAACATG cCACGATCAATGTTGCTTTACGACGTGCAAAACAAAGAAGCACAGGGGATGCAGCTATTGACAGTCGTGGTGATAGACGATCCTGGGGAACTGAAGAAGGTCAGTCTATATATTGCAATGATACTGGAGATGATTATGCTAGTCGTCGAAACTCCAATAAAAAAATCAATCCAGAACCTGAACACGAAACAGAATTCCTGGTAGTtacgaaaaagaagaagagtaAAAAGCAGAGGAGAAGTTCTAGCGGTAGTAGAGCTCAGAATTTGGCAACGTCTGGATCTTATCTTCAAAACTCCAGAGGATTCTCCAATGAATATAGAACACCACTTTCTCCTGAACTTAGAAGAAAATCAGCAAGTAGTATGCCACCAAG cGATAAATCAGATAGTAGTGACTCTGATTCTGTCCATTCATTGCCAGTAACATCAAACACGTCCAAACacaatttatcaaaaatagcTACCTCATCGGGCGGAACGCCGCAGGCAAGTTACGCAGATATAGCTCGCATGGCAACTATTAATATGACACACAATTCAGTGTTGAATATGTCTACAATTGTCCCAACTATGTTAAATACGTCTTCTTGGCCTAGTGTGCCACCTAAAACACCCTCAGAGCCAGATAAGATTCCTCAAGATTATTATCCTAGTTTAGATGAATTACAACACTCGGATAGAAAAACAAGGCAACATAACTTTACTCATTCGAATCACATTTTGAACCTAAGTTTTGAAAAACCGCCTTCCCCGACATTGGTAAAGATGAAGAATTTAACGGAAAGGAAAAAAGCAGAAGCTCAAGAAGaagctattaataaaaacatTCAGGTTATTAAATATGTTCAAGATGTTGAAAAAATGCGTCAGAATTTAACGCAGCAAGAGCAAAAGAACGCAAATACTAATAGTCATAGCACAATTCCAAATGAGGTGTCAGTGCCATCAAAGCTCAATAATACAATAACGAATTGTAATGTCGATTCTGACAACAATAATTCTAGTGGTaacaatgttaataataaagaTACAACTGTGAACATGAGGTGTAACAATCCTCGCTCACGCCGAGGCTATGTTCAAAGCAATCAAAATGTACAAACTCAGGCGTTGTACGAAGATCAACACTTCAAAAAAACTGGATATTCCCATCACGATGAGAATACTAAAAAGTCAAATACCACGGAAAATTCCAGTACTCATTCTGAGACTAAAAATAATCCCGGAACGGGATCATCTGACGAGGTCGAGTCACAAAAATCCAGTACTCAGAACAATCCAAAATTGTCGCAAGAGATACAAACTACTGATCCGGATGTTACAAAAATAACCAAAAACGAAAAGTTAACGAAAACGATAAAAGAACAGaacaataatattaaacaGGAAACAATTAAATCAGGAAATACCCATTCGGTTAATTCCAAACAAGACCAGCAAGAAGATGCTGAATCAAAGAAGACTAAACAAGGTGCAGCTGTGGATAAAGACCAAAAATCCGAATCTCAGCCATCTAATAAACAAAAGACTTCAAGACCTGCGGTCATATTATTGGACGAAAGTTCGTCCGATGTTTCTAAGAACAGTGAATTGCCAACAGAGCTTAGGTTTGGATTCGAAATTAACGAACAACTATTATTATCCGAAGAATCAGTAACCGAAGAGACGTCAACTGCCAGTTCTGTTTTTCCTTCTGTAGTTTCTCCGCTTATAAGTAAACCACCTTCTAATTTCGATAGATACCCTCCAATATTTGAAAAACATATGAGATGCAATAAATTTGCGCCAAATTTCATGCAACCTCCAAATACTCATGTAACGCAACAGCCTATGCCTTCGGTAATGGTGCAGCGATTGCCGTGTATGGGTTATCCTTCAAGGTTTCCTCCACCCACGTGTCTACCGCCGCCACCTGCACCTCCCCCAGGAATAATGGACAAATACCATCATCAACCAAAAGAGGATTTTTCTATGCTATACGTAGCACCTGAAGAAGACGTTAATATACAAACGTACAATCATGATAAAATTGTCTCGTTTGTTGGCTTAG CATGGGATGCCGTTATGAGAGAAATGCCAGTGACAGCAGGTGGTCGCATACAGTTCTATAGTGGTCAGTGA